One stretch of Aquimarina sp. Aq107 DNA includes these proteins:
- a CDS encoding O-methyltransferase: protein MHFIPEALDTYVVNHTEKEPELLEQLTRETYQKILQPRMLSGPYQGRVLSMLSKLINPKNILEIGTYTGYSALCIAEGMQKDGELHTIDINEELEDFQRKYFDLSPYGHQIHQHIGNATEIIPNLAMKFDLVFIDADKPNYPTYFDIIIDKMNPGGVILSDNVLWSGKVIEDVKKDDLSTKALLAYNKMLVDDNRIETVLLPIRDGLTISRVL from the coding sequence ATGCACTTCATTCCAGAAGCATTAGATACATATGTAGTGAACCATACAGAAAAAGAACCTGAGTTATTGGAGCAATTAACTCGTGAGACCTACCAAAAAATATTGCAACCTCGTATGTTAAGTGGACCATACCAAGGTCGTGTATTAAGTATGCTCTCTAAGTTAATTAATCCGAAAAACATTTTAGAAATCGGAACTTATACAGGCTATTCGGCTTTATGTATAGCCGAAGGAATGCAAAAAGATGGAGAACTCCATACCATAGATATTAATGAAGAATTGGAAGATTTCCAACGAAAGTATTTTGATCTTTCACCTTATGGTCATCAAATACATCAACACATAGGTAATGCTACTGAGATTATTCCAAATTTAGCTATGAAATTTGATTTGGTCTTTATCGATGCAGATAAACCAAACTATCCTACTTATTTTGATATAATTATTGACAAAATGAATCCTGGAGGCGTTATTTTATCTGATAATGTTCTTTGGAGCGGTAAAGTTATTGAAGATGTAAAAAAAGATGATCTTTCTACAAAAGCTCTGTTAGCATATAATAAAATGTTAGTAGATGATAATCGTATCGAAACAGTATTATTACCTATTAGAGATGGATTAACAATTAGTAGAGTATTATAA
- a CDS encoding S8/S53 family peptidase, whose product MKKIIPLILGLFLVVSCSKNNPEEIIEENLDSQKILSIEEINSFIETQLKQNGDLDWANDASAHMLYSAVMHGGEVLTIGFGEKGESFIEGTERSSRLNTIVEDIYVAVQKSEGEKRSNFQITEDDLLNVLDLKVTKLETIEELLAMDNIRYLEPNGYGFYLQEEVQQKSAGCSQSGQSINSADYSVISPNARLPWNYKNHNIDDAWSLSTGAGITVGLIDTGLSANQNLLGNGFNDGASNGRSVQRFGTFIDSPWWWSNNVDGPNDKCGHGTQMASAIASPRNNDFMPVGVAYNSNLVAYRGTEDVVLNDYHERKGVSNALKALGNRSDVKIISMSVGYPWSIGNVKDAVKYAYGKGKMIMAAGGTSTTFTNWYGVIFPASMSETVAVTGLKDNGYNRCDICHDGSKIDFTIIMQRASNTSRTVPVLGFNNGSQSYVGGSSVATAMTAGIAALVWSRNPNMSRAQVLDKLKRAGEFYPNRNSKFGYGNIDALKAVQ is encoded by the coding sequence ATGAAAAAAATTATTCCTCTAATTTTAGGGTTATTCCTTGTTGTATCTTGTTCAAAAAATAATCCTGAAGAAATTATTGAAGAGAATCTGGATTCTCAGAAAATTCTATCCATCGAAGAGATTAACTCCTTTATTGAGACACAGCTTAAGCAAAATGGTGATTTGGATTGGGCTAATGATGCATCAGCACATATGTTATATAGTGCAGTGATGCATGGAGGTGAAGTATTAACAATTGGTTTCGGAGAAAAAGGAGAAAGTTTTATTGAAGGGACAGAACGATCGTCTAGATTAAATACTATTGTAGAAGATATTTATGTTGCTGTTCAGAAGAGTGAAGGAGAAAAACGTTCTAATTTTCAAATTACAGAAGATGATTTATTGAATGTTTTAGATTTAAAAGTAACCAAATTGGAAACAATTGAAGAGTTACTTGCAATGGATAATATTCGTTATTTAGAACCTAATGGTTATGGGTTTTATTTACAGGAAGAAGTACAACAAAAATCTGCAGGTTGTTCTCAAAGTGGACAATCTATTAACAGTGCTGATTATAGCGTGATTTCTCCCAATGCGAGATTACCTTGGAATTATAAAAATCATAATATTGATGATGCTTGGAGTCTGAGTACTGGAGCAGGAATTACTGTTGGGCTTATAGATACTGGCTTGTCAGCTAACCAAAATCTTTTAGGAAATGGTTTTAATGATGGAGCTTCTAATGGAAGGTCTGTACAACGTTTCGGAACATTTATTGATTCTCCTTGGTGGTGGTCTAATAATGTTGATGGTCCGAACGATAAGTGTGGGCACGGAACTCAGATGGCTTCTGCCATTGCCTCACCACGTAATAATGATTTTATGCCAGTTGGTGTTGCATACAATTCTAATTTGGTAGCATATAGAGGAACAGAAGATGTTGTTTTAAACGATTATCACGAACGCAAAGGAGTGAGTAATGCATTAAAAGCATTAGGGAATAGAAGTGATGTTAAAATAATTTCGATGTCAGTAGGATATCCTTGGTCTATAGGAAATGTAAAAGATGCTGTTAAGTATGCGTACGGAAAAGGTAAAATGATCATGGCAGCCGGAGGAACATCTACTACTTTTACCAATTGGTATGGTGTTATATTTCCAGCAAGTATGAGTGAAACTGTTGCAGTAACAGGATTAAAAGATAATGGATATAATCGTTGTGATATTTGTCACGATGGTAGTAAAATTGATTTTACTATTATTATGCAAAGAGCTAGTAACACAAGTAGAACTGTACCAGTACTAGGATTTAATAATGGTTCACAATCTTATGTTGGCGGATCTTCTGTAGCAACAGCTATGACTGCTGGTATTGCGGCATTAGTTTGGTCACGTAATCCTAATATGTCTAGAGCGCAAGTATTGGATAAGTTAAAAAGAGCAGGAGAGTTTTATCCTAATCGAAATAGTAAATTTGGTTACGGTAATATCGACGCACTAAAAGCAGTGCAATAA
- a CDS encoding twin-arginine translocase TatA/TatE family subunit, whose product MIGLPLFISGTEIAFIVFILVMVFGADKIPEIARGLGKGMRIVKDATNDIKSEITKSAEKHGIDTDIPSSITSDIKKEINQVKSDIEDVTGPVKRKF is encoded by the coding sequence ATGATAGGATTACCTTTATTTATAAGCGGAACAGAAATTGCCTTTATAGTATTTATTTTGGTTATGGTTTTTGGGGCAGATAAGATACCTGAAATAGCAAGGGGTTTAGGTAAAGGTATGCGTATAGTAAAGGATGCTACTAATGATATCAAATCAGAAATTACCAAAAGTGCAGAAAAGCATGGAATCGATACAGATATTCCTTCTTCTATAACATCTGATATCAAGAAAGAAATTAATCAAGTTAAAAGTGATATCGAAGATGTTACTGGTCCAGTAAAACGTAAATTTTAA
- a CDS encoding M1 family metallopeptidase, which translates to MKKTLFILTVTFFVSGLGLYAQNEKNSEETRELGHTNQNKFKQMYDEFATPNMYRTASGAPGSAYYQQQADYKMDIELDDKNKKLTGKETITYTNNSPDNLEFLWVQLDQNMRSRKSKTPLIQPTGVDAAVQANRFVGKYLGESFDGGFNITAVKDTSGKPLEYTINGTMMRVEMPKDLASGSKFVFSIDWWYNINDHVNGRGRSGYEEFEDGNRAYVIAQFYPRMAVYNDVEGWQNHQFWGRGEFALPFGDFDVNITVPADHILDATGVLVNRKEVFTKEMISRYEKAKKSYDKPVLIVTQKEAEAKEKTFSESKKTWKLSAKNVRDFGFATSRRFIWDMMAVKIGGKDVMAVSMYPKEGNPLWEDWSTKAVASTLKSYSRMTFDYPYHKAISVHAKNQGMEYPMICWNYGRPDKEGKFNDRTKFGMMSVIIHEVGHNFFPMIVNSDERQWTWMDEGLNTFVQYVAEQDFGEWYPDAIAPLKKYPSRRGPAAKIVPYMSGDQSFISPIMSQSNNIYQFGSNAYSKPATGLNILRETVMGRDLFDYSFRTYSQRWMFKHPTPEDFFRTMEDASAVDLDWFWRGWFYTTDYTDIGVKDVKKYVVSKEPNQRTKDFAAARGAKIEDFGPLVFMVEEGSEEYEKIKKNGNIIDNAKTLKEYLIDNFSVEEREVLKEPKYFYEVTFEKPGGLVMPLIVEYTYEDGTTETITYPAEIWRKNDASVKRAIASEKAISKIVVDPNQETADIDTSNNSWPKNKKLGKFDKFKNKVKGQ; encoded by the coding sequence ATGAAAAAAACACTTTTTATACTAACGGTGACGTTCTTTGTTTCTGGTTTAGGATTGTACGCTCAAAATGAAAAAAACAGCGAGGAAACTCGTGAATTGGGGCATACAAATCAGAATAAGTTTAAGCAAATGTATGATGAATTTGCTACACCAAATATGTATCGAACTGCTTCTGGAGCTCCAGGTTCTGCTTATTACCAACAACAAGCAGATTATAAAATGGACATTGAGCTTGATGATAAAAACAAAAAACTTACGGGTAAAGAAACTATTACGTATACTAATAATTCTCCTGATAATTTAGAATTTCTTTGGGTACAATTAGATCAGAATATGCGATCCAGAAAATCAAAAACACCATTAATTCAACCAACTGGGGTTGATGCAGCTGTTCAGGCAAATAGATTTGTAGGTAAATATTTAGGAGAGTCTTTTGATGGAGGATTTAATATCACGGCTGTTAAAGATACTTCGGGTAAACCTTTAGAATATACTATTAATGGAACAATGATGCGTGTAGAGATGCCTAAAGATTTAGCATCCGGTAGTAAATTTGTGTTTTCTATAGATTGGTGGTATAACATTAACGATCACGTTAATGGAAGAGGAAGATCGGGTTATGAAGAATTCGAAGATGGAAATAGAGCGTATGTTATCGCACAGTTTTATCCTAGAATGGCAGTGTATAATGATGTAGAAGGATGGCAGAATCACCAATTCTGGGGAAGAGGAGAGTTTGCACTTCCTTTTGGAGATTTTGATGTTAATATTACGGTACCAGCGGATCATATTTTAGATGCGACAGGAGTTTTGGTAAATAGAAAAGAGGTATTTACTAAAGAAATGATTAGTCGCTATGAAAAGGCTAAGAAATCATACGATAAACCAGTTCTTATTGTAACTCAGAAAGAAGCAGAGGCTAAAGAAAAAACATTTTCTGAAAGTAAAAAAACTTGGAAACTTAGTGCAAAAAATGTGAGAGATTTTGGGTTTGCTACTTCTAGAAGATTTATTTGGGATATGATGGCGGTAAAAATTGGAGGTAAAGATGTAATGGCAGTTTCCATGTATCCTAAAGAAGGGAATCCTTTATGGGAAGATTGGTCAACTAAAGCAGTAGCAAGTACATTAAAATCATATAGTAGAATGACTTTTGATTATCCATATCACAAAGCCATTTCTGTACACGCTAAGAATCAAGGGATGGAGTATCCTATGATTTGTTGGAATTATGGAAGACCTGATAAAGAAGGAAAGTTCAATGATCGTACTAAATTCGGAATGATGAGTGTTATAATACACGAGGTTGGACACAACTTTTTTCCAATGATTGTAAATAGTGATGAGCGTCAATGGACTTGGATGGATGAAGGTCTTAATACTTTTGTTCAGTATGTTGCAGAACAAGATTTTGGAGAATGGTATCCAGATGCAATAGCACCACTTAAAAAATATCCTTCTAGAAGAGGTCCTGCAGCTAAAATAGTTCCTTACATGAGCGGAGATCAGAGTTTTATTTCTCCTATTATGTCCCAGTCTAATAATATTTACCAGTTTGGTTCTAATGCATATTCTAAACCTGCTACTGGACTAAATATTCTTAGAGAAACTGTTATGGGTAGAGATCTTTTTGATTACTCTTTTAGAACATATTCACAAAGATGGATGTTTAAGCACCCAACACCAGAAGATTTCTTTAGAACTATGGAAGATGCATCTGCTGTAGATTTAGATTGGTTCTGGAGAGGATGGTTCTATACTACAGATTACACAGATATTGGTGTTAAAGATGTTAAGAAATATGTTGTTTCTAAAGAACCAAATCAAAGAACAAAGGATTTTGCAGCTGCACGAGGAGCTAAAATTGAAGATTTTGGGCCATTAGTATTTATGGTAGAAGAAGGTAGTGAGGAATATGAAAAAATCAAAAAGAACGGTAATATCATTGATAATGCTAAGACTTTAAAAGAATATTTGATTGATAATTTTTCTGTAGAAGAAAGAGAAGTTCTTAAAGAGCCAAAATATTTTTATGAAGTTACTTTTGAAAAACCAGGTGGTTTAGTGATGCCGTTAATAGTAGAGTATACTTATGAAGATGGTACTACAGAGACTATAACGTATCCAGCAGAGATTTGGAGAAAAAATGATGCTTCAGTTAAAAGAGCGATCGCTTCAGAAAAAGCGATTTCTAAAATTGTTGTAGATCCTAATCAAGAAACTGCGGATATTGATACTTCGAATAATAGCTGGCCTAAGAATAAAAAATTAGGAAAGTTTGATAAGTTTAAAAATAAGGTAAAAGGACAATAG
- a CDS encoding DUF6702 family protein: MKKLLIILSVFLVSLSSFTVLHKFYVSVTQIEYIEEQKSLQIISRIFIDDIEEVLKKRYDETIELVSDKQEEKVDQYLTTYLKQKLSITVNGEEVFFDFIGKEYDNDLVLCYLEVKNIESLRTIVVSNQVLMDFFDDQQNIIHVKKQKKRKSLILEKEKDQGMLKFSE, translated from the coding sequence TTGAAGAAATTATTAATTATTTTATCGGTATTTCTGGTCTCATTGAGTTCATTTACCGTCTTACATAAATTCTATGTTAGTGTAACACAAATAGAATATATAGAAGAACAAAAATCTTTGCAGATTATTTCTAGGATTTTTATCGATGATATTGAAGAAGTTCTTAAGAAAAGATATGATGAGACTATAGAGTTAGTTTCTGATAAACAAGAAGAAAAGGTAGATCAATATCTGACTACATATCTAAAACAAAAGCTGTCAATTACGGTAAACGGAGAGGAAGTCTTTTTTGATTTTATAGGAAAAGAATATGACAATGATTTAGTGTTGTGTTATCTGGAGGTAAAAAATATTGAATCTTTAAGAACAATAGTTGTTTCTAATCAAGTTTTAATGGACTTTTTTGATGATCAGCAGAATATTATACACGTTAAAAAACAAAAAAAACGTAAAAGCCTTATACTCGAAAAAGAAAAAGATCAAGGCATGTTAAAGTTTAGTGAATAA
- a CDS encoding carboxypeptidase-like regulatory domain-containing protein: MKMKLSLLFICFTISFSFAQITSRVMIDGRVSAPIGDDVEGVVVYNLTTKKGTITDDKGNFRISVGTNDKIEVIAMQYQKFVVLIDKGVLNNRRLNIFLNESVNLLDEVIVTPYDLLGNVSIDVKKIDVSESGLDDVARLTSDRINDTDYDWTADELSELENKVFLEDRMIYGLNFVNLFKIVFKNKDKNEDKVPADIDVKVRKMYNDEFFKTNLALEMDQINDFIFFAEENGLNKSYLEEGNELNLLEFLVSQSKVYKDRK; the protein is encoded by the coding sequence GAAAATGAAATTATCCCTACTCTTTATATGTTTTACAATTAGTTTTTCTTTTGCTCAGATAACATCTAGAGTTATGATTGATGGTCGAGTAAGTGCCCCGATTGGTGATGATGTCGAGGGCGTTGTTGTCTATAACTTGACTACTAAAAAGGGGACTATTACAGATGATAAAGGTAATTTTAGGATAAGTGTTGGTACCAATGATAAAATAGAGGTAATAGCGATGCAATATCAAAAGTTTGTAGTATTAATTGATAAGGGTGTATTAAATAATAGGAGGTTGAACATTTTTTTGAATGAATCTGTTAATCTGCTAGATGAAGTTATTGTTACTCCATACGATCTGTTAGGTAATGTTTCTATTGACGTTAAAAAAATTGATGTTTCAGAGAGCGGATTAGATGATGTCGCTAGACTTACCTCGGATAGGATTAATGATACGGATTATGATTGGACAGCTGATGAATTATCTGAGTTAGAAAACAAAGTCTTTTTAGAAGATAGGATGATTTATGGACTAAACTTTGTGAATCTTTTTAAGATAGTTTTTAAGAATAAAGATAAAAATGAGGATAAGGTTCCGGCGGATATAGATGTTAAGGTTAGAAAAATGTACAATGATGAGTTTTTTAAAACAAATTTAGCTTTAGAAATGGACCAGATTAATGACTTTATCTTCTTTGCAGAAGAAAATGGATTAAATAAATCATATCTGGAGGAAGGGAACGAGTTAAATCTTCTTGAATTTTTAGTTTCTCAAAGTAAAGTTTATAAGGATCGTAAATAG